One Coffea arabica cultivar ET-39 chromosome 5e, Coffea Arabica ET-39 HiFi, whole genome shotgun sequence DNA segment encodes these proteins:
- the LOC113722674 gene encoding acidic endochitinase-like: MARCFRSLLIAITSLWMLSSVLIRSSDAAGIATYWGQHTDEGSLEDACRRNTYDYVNLAFLINYGGGQTPELNLAGHCEPSDCSSLSSEIKACQSRGTQVLLSLGGAPNLSSADDAKEVASYLYNNFLGGKSENRPLGDAVLDGIDFHIQAGKRDFLDDLAKALSEYSTSERRVHLSAAPQCFYPDYYLDAAIRTGLFDYVWVQFYNNPPCQYSMGNANNLFYSWSSHWASYPGVNKLFLGLPASPEAAPSGGYIPPRVLIREILPYVRGYPNYGGVMLWNAFYDENYSQAIRPYINPETLACDRKSMLKSPSNCDIKIKSYVTK, from the coding sequence ATGGCTCGCTGTTTTAGATCACTACTCATAGCAATAACATCCCTGTGGATGTTATCTTCAGTACTGATCAGGTCTTCCGATGCTGCTGGAATTGCCACCTACTGGGGCCAACACACCGACGAAGGAAGCCTGGAAGACGCATGCCGGAGAAATACCTACGACTACGTGAATCTTGCCTTTCTGATAAATTATGGCGGTGGCCAGACACCAGAATTGAACTTAGCTGGGCATTGTGAGCCAAGCGATTGCTCCTCGCTTAGTTCTGAGATAAAAGCTTGCCAGAGCCGAGGCACCCAAGTGCTTCTTTCTCTCGGTGGAGCTCCAAACCTCTCTTCCGCCGATGATGCCAAGGAAGTCGCGTCCTATCTCTATAATAATTTCCTTGGCGGTAAATCAGAAAATCGTCCATTAGGCGATGCTGTCTTAGACGGAATAGACTTTCATATCCAAGCTGGAAAGAGGGATTTCTTGGATGATCTCGCCAAGGCGCTCTCAGAATATAGCACATCAGAGAGAAGGGTGCACTTATCTGCAGCACCACAATGTTTCTATCCTGACTATTATCTCGACGCTGCTATCAGAACTGGCCTCTTTGATTATGTGTGGGTGCAATTTTACAACAATCCGCCTTGTCAGTATAGTATGGGCAATGCCAACAACCTCTTCTACAGTTGGAGTTCTCATTGGGCTTCATACCCAGGAGTTAATAAACTATTCCTGGGATTACCTGCATCCCCTGAAGCCGCTCCTAGTGGCGGTTACATTCCACCTCGGGTGCTTAttcgcgaaattcttccctatGTCCGGGGCTATCCCAACTATGGAGGCGTCATGCTTTGGAACGCATTCTATGACGAGAATTACAGTCAGGCAATCAGGCCTTATATTAACCCTGAAACGCTGGCTTGCGATCGCAAGTCCATGCTAAAGTCCCCAAGCAATTGCGACATAAAGATAAAGTCTTATGTGACTAAATAA
- the LOC113722718 gene encoding acidic endochitinase-like, translated as MAPCFRALVIAITSLLMISSVIRSSDAAGIATYWGQNTDEGSLEDACRRGTYDYVNLAFLINYGNGQTPELNLAGHCERSACSSLSSEIKACQKRGIQVLLSLGGAPNLSSRDDAKEVASYLYNNFLGGESQNRPLGDAVLDGIDFHIQGGSRDFLDDLAKALSEYRTTERRVHLSAAPQCFYPDYYLDAAIRTGLFDYVWVQFYNNPPCQYSMGNANNLINSWSSHWASHPGVNKLFLGLPASPEAAPSGGYIPHRILIREVLPQIQDYPNYGGVMLWNVYYDENYSQAIRPYVNPETLTFDRRSTIKYPRKSMIKSFVDE; from the coding sequence ATGGCTCCCTGTTTTAGAGCACTAGTCATAGCAATAACATCGCTGTTGATGATATCTTCAGTGATCAGGTCTTCCGATGCTGCTGGAATTGCCACCTACTGGGGCCAAAACACTGACGAAGGAAGCCTGGAAGACGCATGCCGGAGAGGTACCTATGACTACGTGAATCTTGCCTTTCTGATAAATTATGGCAATGGCCAGACACCAGAATTGAACTTAGCTGGGCATTGTGAGCGAAGCGCTTGCTCCTCGCTTAGTTCTGAGATAAAAGCTTGCCAGAAACGAGGCATCCAAGTGCTTCTTTCTCTCGGTGGAGCTCCAAACCTTTCTTCACGCGATGATGCTAAGGAAGTCGCGTCCTATCTCTATAATAATTTCCTTGGCGGTGAATCACAAAATCGTCCATTAGGCGATGCTGTCTTAGACGGTATAGACTTTCATATCCAAGGTGGAAGTAGGGATTTCTTGGATGATCTCGCCAAGGCGCTCTCAGAATATAGAACAACAGAGAGAAGGGTGCACTTATCTGCAGCACCACAATGTTTCTATCCTGACTATTATCTTGACGCTGCCATCAGAACTGGCCTCTTTGATTATGTGTGGGTGCAATTTTACAACAATCCGCCTTGTCAGTATAGTATGGGCAATGCCAACAACCTCATCAACAGTTGGAGCTCTCATTGGGCTTCACATCCAGGAGTTAACAAACTATTCCTGGGATTACCTGCATCCCCTGAAGCCGCTCCTTCTGGCGGTTACATTCCACATCGGATTCTTATTCGTGAAGTTCTTCCCCAAATCCAGGACTATCCCAACTATGGAGGCGTCATGCTTTGGAACGTATACTATGACGAGAATTATAGTCAGGCAATCAGGCCTTATGTTAACCCTGAAACTCTGACTTTTGATCGCAGGTCCACGATTAAGTACCCAAGAAAGTCCATGATAAAGTCTTTTGTGGATGAGTAA